In Lacinutrix sp. Bg11-31, the DNA window TCCATATAAAAAGACTGAATATGTTGTTGATTAGGTGTGTTGTTCCAATCATGCATAACATCATCTTGAACACGTCCCATTGTAAAAGTACCTCCTTCTACAAATACAGTTCCAGGAGGTGTCTCCTGTTCTTTGAATTTTGTGTTGTATTGAAACCCGCCTTCTTTAGCATTGATTTCCCAACCAGTGGCACTATCTACATTTGATCCTCCAGATCTACCACATCCAACCAAGGTTAATGAGACTGCTAATAGCATTAAAATCCTTGATACAATTACTTTTTTCATACTAATATGTTTATGTAAGCTAATTATGTTTTTTTTGCTGACGCAATATAATAATTCTACCTAACTCTACAAGCTATTTCGTAAAATTAACTTAAAAATAAATAGCGCTTCAACCTGTTTATTTACTTTACATCGATGCTTAATTTGTTTATTAGCGATGTTTTGAAATATTATAACGCACGTTCTTTTAATTTATTATTGTAATTTTGAAACGTTTTTATTAAAATGTTAATATTATAATAATAACATCGAAATAATCGCGTTATTTAAAGCAATGAAAAAGATATTATTTGGTATTTCAGTACTACTATGTACTCTAGCCTATTCGCAACAAAAGAAATTTAACATCACCTGGAATACAGCTAAAGCCTTAAGTACAGGAGGTTCTAGCATAACAGTGCCTGATTTTTCGCCTAAAGAACACTATAACTTTAGTTTTAGTAATGGTGTTAATTTTGTAGCTCAATGGGAAACTAATTCTAATATTAAGCAGAGTAGTGTAACTTTAACAAATGTTAAATACGTTACTATTTCTAAATTAGATTTAAAAGATTTAGATTTAAAAACGATTCCTTCATCAATTGAATACAGCTTGGAAAATACTCAAGCTCGTGAAGATAAATATGCTTTTTTAACAGTTTCGGCAATTGTAAAGACAGGAAGTAATTCATATAAAAAGGTAACTTCTTTTACAGTTAATTATGAAAACTCTAGTTCGTCTTTTAGAACAAGTAATAGTCCGCCTATTTCAAACTCTATATTAAGTTCCGGTACTTGGTATAAATTTGGAATTAATAAAACAGGAGTGTTTAAATTATCTAAAAATTTCCTTAATAGTTTAGGTATTAATACCAATTCAATAGATCCAAGAGGTATAAGTGTTTATGGTAATGGAGGAAAAATGATTCCTTATTTAAATAATGATAGTTATCCTATTGATCCTGTAGAGAATGCTATAAAAGTTGTTGGAGAAGAAGATGGTGTCTTTAATGATGGTGATTACGTTATGTTTTATGGAGTTGGACCTGAGGGTATTGTGGACGATCCTTTAATTGGTACTAATATTAATGCATATCAAGATATTACATATTATTATATAAATATTGGGTTTGGTAGTGGTAAAAGAATTCAAAACATGATGGAGCCTTCTGGTAATGTAACAACTACCATTTCAACTTTTCAAGATTACCAATTTCATGAAGTAGATGAGTTTAATCTTGCTTTTGTAGGTAGAAGATGGTTTGGAGATGAATTGGATATTGAAACTACAAAAACTTTCGATTTTAATTTTCCTAACCTTATAACTACAGAACCTGTTAAATTTGTTTTTAATGGAGCATCTACTTCAGGTAGTGATGCTAATTGGACTGTTAGTGTAAATAGTGACGAGGTTGCAACAATTACAACTCTTGGTATTAGTGGAGATGTTTATGGTGTAGGTGCATATTATGCTAATAATGTATCTGTAACTTCGGATAACATTAATGTAAAAGTTGATTACGATAAGTTAGGAGTGCCAAGTGCTGTTGGGTATGTTGATTATATTTCAATAGAAGCCACAAGGTCTTTAGAATTTAATGGAAATCAATTTCAGTTTTTTAATCGAGCTTCCGCTCAGGCATCAGGTGTTGGAATGTATACATTAACTAATGCATCAAATGTGTCAGAAATATGGGAAATAACAGATGCAAACAATATTACTAATAAGCTAAATACGGAAACTACTTTAAATTTTAATGCAAACTTAGGGAGCTTAAAAAAGTATATAGCAGTTACAACTTTAGACTTATACGAACCAATTAAACTAGGGACCTCTTCAGTAGTAAATCAAAATATTAAAGGTACTATATTTGAAAATAGTCAAGGCGATTTTCAAGATATAGACTATGTTATGGTTACACCTAGATCTCATCTAGGTCAGGCAAATCGCTTAGCACAAATAAATAGAGATCAAAATAATTTAAACGTTAAAGTAGTTACATTAGAATCTATTTACAATGAATTTAGTACTGGAAATAGAGATATAGCTGCTATTCGAAATTTGGTGAAATATGTATATGATAATGCAAGTTCACCAGATAAAAGACTAAAATATTTATGCCTTTTTGGTGATAGCTCATTCGATTATAAAAGTAGGATATCATCAAACACTTACAATACACCTTCTTGGCATGCCTATAATAGTTATTTGTTAACAGATTCATATGTTTCTGATGATTTTTATGGTATGATGGATCCAAATGAAGGTACTATGGTTGCTGCTGATAGATTAGACATAGCGGTAGGTAGAATATTAGCAGATTCTCCAGAACGAGCAAAGGAAATGGTAGATAAGGTAGCTGTGTATTATTCTAATGAGGCTTTTGGTAGTTGGAGAAATAATTTTATAGCAATTTCAGATGATGTAGATGCGGTTTATGAAAGTATTCTTCAAGAAACAACAGATGAAATTTCAGATGAAATTACAGCTGCTAAACCGTTCTTAAATGCAATTAAAATTCATGCAGATTCATACCAACAACAAGCTTCTGCTGGAGGAGATCGTTATCCAGGAGTTGCTACAGCAATTGCCAATGCTATAGAAAATGGAGCATTAGTTGTTAATTATTTCGGGCATGGAGGAGAAGATGGTTGGGCATTCGAAAGGTTGTTTCAAAAGCCAGATGTTCAAGCGCTTAGGAACGATTGCAAGTTAGCTTGTTTTGTAACTGTAACTTGTGAATATACGAGATTCGATAACCCATTTCGCGTTACTGCAGGTGAATTAGTGTACTGGAATAAAAATGGAGGCGCAATTTCTTTAATATCAACAACACGTCAAATTTTTGTATCTGTTGGAGTTGAATTTAATATTAAATTAGAAGAGTATCTGTTTTCGTATAATGATTCTGATAGTTATGCAGATCATGAATATCCATCAATGGCAGAAGCGCTTAGACTTACAAAAAACAGTAACAGTATTGCTGGAATTGGTCAAAAATATTTAGTGTTTTATATTGGAGATCCAGCATTAAAATTAGCATTTCCAAAACCAAACGTTAAATTAACCAAAATAAACGATATGCCAGTTGCTGGTAATACAGAAGTTCTTGAGGCTTTAAGCTATACAAAATTATCTGGAGAAGTTACAGATGTTGCAGGTAATGTACTAACTAATTATAATGGTAAAGTAGAAACAACTATTTACGATAAACCAATACAAAGAGAAACATTAGCAAACGATAATACTTATGATGGAGGCGAACTCATTAAATTAGAATACGAAACCTTAGGTGAAGTTATTTTTAGAGGTCAATCTACTGTTACAAATGGAGAATTCGAATTCGATTTTATTGTACCTAGAGATATTGGAATTCCTGTTGGTTTTGGTAAAATTAATTTCTATGCATCCACAGAGAATCCAGTAAGTGATCAATCTGGTGGTGATATAAATATACTTCAAATTGGAGGTATAAATGAAAATGCAGCCGAAGATAATCTTGGCCCAAACATAAATTTGTATATGAACGACGAAAATTTCGTTTCCGGTGGAATAACAAACGAATCACCAACGTTGTTAGTGAAACTGCAAGACGAAAACGGAATTAATACAGCTAGTGGTATTGGTCATGATATAGTTGCTCTTTTAGATGGAGATGAAGTAAACCCATATGTGCTTAATAATTACTATGTAACCGAGTTAGACGATTATACAAGAGGAGGTTTAAGCTATCCTTTTAGAGAATTAGAACCTGGATTACATACTTTAACAGTTAAAGCTTGGGATGTGTACAATAATTCATCAACTGCAGAGTTACAGTTTAGGGTTTTCGACGAAAAACAAAGCTTAGTAATAGAAAACGTACTAAACTATCCAAATCCATTTGTAAACTATACCGAGTTTTGGTTTAGCCATAACAGTTCTGAAGTCTTAGATGTTTCTGTGCAAATATTTACCGTATCTGGTAAAATAGTTAGAACATTAAATGGACAAACAACTGGAGTTGGTACAAAATCCACAAGCTCAACATCTCGAGATATTGTATGGGATGGTAGAGACGATTTTGGAGATAAAATAGGGAAAGGGACTTATGTTTATAAGCTAAAAGTACACTCTAGTGCTACTAATAAAACAGTAGAAAAAATTGAAAAACTTGTAATCCTATAATAAAAATTTATATTTGCCTAATAAAATTGATTTATGAAAAAGAATATTTTAATAATAATCGTGTTTGTTTTTGCTTTTAATAGTAACGCACAAAGTTCATTTCAAATAGAACCTTATCAAGATACTAGAGTAATAACAACTGGAGTACCATTTCTTTTAATAGCTCCAGATGCTCGAGCAGCAGCGATGGGAGATATGGGAGTTGCAACATCACCAGATGCATTTTCACAACAATGGAATCCTGCTAAGTACGTTTTTTCTACAGCAAAATCTGGTGTTGCAGTAAGTTATACACCATACTTAAGTAAACTAGTTAACGATATTTTTTTAGGAAACGTTACCTACTTTAATAGGTTAAACGACCAAAGTGCCTTTGCAGCAAGTTTTAAATATTTTTCGTTAGGAGATATTGAGTTTGTTGAAGACGAGAATTCAACACCGCTTTTACAGTCTCCAAATGAGTTAACAGTAGACTTGTCTTATAGCTTAAGGTTAAGCGACCAATTTGGTATGGCAGTAGCCATGCGTTACTTAAGATCAGATTTAAAATTAAATTTTGGCGATAATGATGTTACAGCTGGAAGTACTTTTGGTGTAGATATTACAGGTTATTATCAAAGTGAAGAAGAAGCTTATAACGATTTTAATGGTCGTTGGAGAGGAGGTTTTGCGCTTCAAAACTTAGGACCTAAATTCAAATATGACGAAGGAGGGCAAGAAAATTTCCAACCAACAACATTGCGTTTAGGAGGTGGTTTCGACTTTATCTTCGATCAATACAATAAATTAGGAGCAACAGTAGAATTTGCGAAGTTGCTTGTCCCAACACCTCCAGTTCGTGGAAAAAGAACAGAATATATAGAAAGTGGTGATAACGAAGGATATCAATCCGGAGAGGATGAATTTGTTGCTGAAGAACCAGACTATATTATCGAAGGTCAAGATAATAATGTAGATTTCATGTCAGGTGTTTTTCAATCTTTTGGTGATGCGCCAGGAGGAGGGAAAGAAGAATTACAAGAATTTACTTACGCAGTAGGTTTAGAATATTTATATCAAGACTCCTTTGCTTTTAGAGCAGGTTATTTTAATGAGCACGAAACAAAAGGAGCGCGTAAGTTCTTTGCTTTAGGAGCAGGTTTTAAATACAATGTTCTTAATATAGATTTATCATACCTATTCTCTGCATCAAAAGTGCAAAGTCCACTAGAAAGTACATTACGTTTTTCTTTAACGTTTAATCTTGGAGAAGGAGAGTATACAGAGTATTAAAATATATAATATTTCAAAAACAAAAAACTATTGCTTAAAAGCAATAGTTTTTTTGCCTAAATTAGTTTGTGTTTATTAAATTGAGCCTATGAAAGAAGTCAAGATTGAATCTAAACTATATGTTTTCGATACTTTAGAAGAAACACCAAAAGACATCCAAAGTCTAATGCAAAATGCAATTGAAGCTAGAAATAATGCTTATGCACCTTATTCTAAGTTTCATGTTGGTACTGCTATATTACTCGATAATGGTGAAATAATTTCAGGTAGTAATCAAGAAAACGCTTCTTATCCTTCAGGATTATGTGCAGAGCGAACAGCTATTTTTTATGCAGGAGCAAAATATCCAAAAGCAAAAATTATAAAAATGGCTATTACAGCAGCTTCTCAAAATCAAAAAACAGATTCGCCAATTCCACCTTGTGGAGCCTGTAGGCAGTCTATTGCTGAATATGAAACCAAGCAAGATCAATTCATAGAAATTTATTTTATGGGAGAGATTGGAAAGGTTATGAAATCTAATTCATTAGCCAATTTGTTACCTTTTGGATTCGATTCTTCAAATCTATAACGTTTTCGTAAATAATAAGTTAATTTTCACTTTTGGAATACCAATTCAAAGTGTTACTTTTGTTAGTGAAACTAATTTTAAGAAATTTGTTTTTCAAATTATTAAAATTTATTAGTTGAACTAATACCAATTTTATATTGGTATCTTTTTTAATTTACCGAAATGAAACACCAAAAATGCAGAAAATAACTAAAGAAGTTTACCTTAAATGGTATGAAGACATGTATTTCTGGAGGAAGTTTGAAGACAAACTTGCTGCAGTTTATATCCAACAAAAAGTTAGAGGATTCCTTCACTTATATAATGGTCAAGAAGCAGTATTAGCAGGCGCTTTACATGCAATGGATCTAACCAAAGATAAAATGATTACTGCATATCGTAATCACGTGCAACCTATAGGTATGGGAGTAGATCCTAAACGTGTAATGGCAGAATTGTTTGGTAAAGCAACAGGAACGTCTCAAGGTTTAGGTGGTTCTATGCATATTTTTTCTAAAGAACATCGTTTTTATGGAGGACATGGTATTGTTGGAGGTCAAATTCCACTAGGAGCAGGAATGGCTTTTGGAGATAAATACCACAATATAGATGCAGTGACTATTTGCTGTTTTGGTGATGGTGCAGCTAGACAAGGTTCGCTTCACGAAACATTTAATATGGCAATGCTTTGGAATTTACCTGTAGTATTCGTTTGCGAAAACAACGGTTATGCCATGGGAACAAGTGTGGATCGTACTGCAAACCATACAGATATTTGGAAACTAGGCCGTGGATACGAAATGCCTTGTGGACCTGTAGATGGAATGAACCCTATTAAAGTTGCCGAAGCTTTTGATGAAGCAATTACTCGTGCAAGAACAGGTGGAGGACCAACTTTTTTAGAAGTAAAAACATACAGATATAGAGGTCACTCTATGTCTGATGCACAACATTATAGAACAAAAGCTGAGGTAGAGGAATATAAGAAAATTGATCCTATCAAGCAGGTTAAAGATATTATTCTTAAAGAAAAATATGCTACCGAAGACGATTTAAAAGCAATTGATAAACGCGTTAAGGTTTCTGTAGCTGAATGTGAGAAGTTCGCAGACGAATCTCCATATCCAGAAAAAAGCTTAATGTATGATGCAGTATACGAGCAAGAAGATTATCCATTTATAGAGCATAAAATAAAATAAGCTATGGCTGAAGTAATAAACATGCCGCGTTTAAGCGACACAATGGAAGAAGGAACTGTAGCAAGTTGGCTTAAAAAAGTAGGCGATAAAATAGAGGAAGGCGATATTTTAGCTGAAATTGAAACAGATAAGGCTACTATGGAATTTGAGTCTTTTAACGAAGGAGTCTTATTATATATTGGTATCCAAGAAGGTGAAACAGCAAAAGTTGATACGCTTTTAGCTATTATCGGTGATGCAAATGAGGATATTTCGGGTTTAATAAACGGGAATACTTCTGAAGAAAAAACAGAAGAAACTACTAAGAGCGTAAGCGAAGAACCTAAACAAGAAGAAGCATTACCAGAAGGTGTAATAGTAGTAACTATGCCACGTTTAAGTGATACAATGGAAGAAGGAACTGTGGCAACATGGTTAAAAAAAATAGGTGATACTGTAGAAGAAGGCGATATTTTAGCCGAAATTGAAACAGATAAAGCCACAATGGAATTCGAATCTTTTCAATCTGGAACGTTATTGTTTATAGGTTTAGAAGAAGGAGCTTCAGCAAAAGTAGATTCTTTATTAGCTATTATTGGTCCTGCAGGTACAGATGTTTCATCTATTGTTAAAAACTTTGCAGCCGAAGGTTCATCAGCTAAAAAAGAAGAAGCACCAAAGCAAGAGGCTCCAAAAGAAGAAGTAAAGAAAGCAGCGCCTAAGCAACAAGCTAAAGCACCTGTTTCAACATCAAATTCAGATTCTGGTAGAGTCTTTATTTCTCCTTTAGCTAAAAAAATGGCAGAAGAGAAAGGTATACAACTTAGTCAAGTTAAAGGTTCTGGAGAAAATGGACGTATTGTTAAGCGTGATATCGAAAACTTTACACCATCTGCATCAGCATCTGCTTCAACAGCTAAATTTGTAGCAATTGGTCAAGAAGATTTCGACGAAATACCAAACTCAAACATGCGTAAAGCAATTGCTAAAAACTTAGCGAAGTCTAAATTTTCGGCACCACATTATTATTTAAATGTTGAGTTTGATATGGAAAATGCAATAGCATTTAGAGAGCAATACAACTCGATTCCAGATATAAAAATTTCTTATAACGATATTATTGTTAAAGCATGTGCTTTAGCATTAAAAGAGCATCCACAAGTTAACTCTCAGTGGTTCGACGATAGAATGCAATTAAACAATCACGTACATATTGGTGTTGCAGTAGCAGTGCCAGATGGATTGTTAGTACCTGTAGTTAAATTTGCAAACGAGCAAAGTTTACCTCAAATTGGTGCAGCTGTTAGAGAATATGCTGGTAAAGCAAGAAGTAAAAAATTAGCTTTAGACGAAATGGAAGGTAGTACATTTACTATTTCTAATTTAGGAATGTTCGGTATCGATAGTTTTACGTCGATTATTAATCAACCTAATTCAGCAATTTTATCTGTTGGTAATATTGTTGAAAAACCAGTAGTTAAAAACGGACAAATTGTAGTTGGTAACACTATGAAATTATGTTTAGCTTGCGATCATAGAACGGTCGATGGAGCAACTGGAGCAAAATTTTTACAAACATTAAAAGGATATATTGAAAGCCCTGTTACAATGCTAGTCTAAGCTAGTTTTATAAAAATTGTTTATTAATCTATTATAAAAAAATCAAATTAAAATGAAGAACATTAAAGCTGTAGTACTAATGACGTTTCTTACATTATCAATGTTAATTGGTAATGCTCAAAAAAAGAAAGTTGCAGTAATTACTTTTTATGCAGATAAAACAATTGATTTGTCAGCACTAAGTGCATCAGCAGATTTAATTGCTAAAAACACAAATCTAAGTGATGATCCTGATTTTAATTTAACAGAGCCACTAAAAAAATTACACAATGCTTTTTTTAGTGAATACTCTAAGAACTTCGATTTCGAAATTATTGATGAAAAAGAAGTGTTATCTAACGACGTCTATAAGGAATTTGTACCAACTTATCA includes these proteins:
- the porU gene encoding type IX secretion system sortase PorU yields the protein MKKILFGISVLLCTLAYSQQKKFNITWNTAKALSTGGSSITVPDFSPKEHYNFSFSNGVNFVAQWETNSNIKQSSVTLTNVKYVTISKLDLKDLDLKTIPSSIEYSLENTQAREDKYAFLTVSAIVKTGSNSYKKVTSFTVNYENSSSSFRTSNSPPISNSILSSGTWYKFGINKTGVFKLSKNFLNSLGINTNSIDPRGISVYGNGGKMIPYLNNDSYPIDPVENAIKVVGEEDGVFNDGDYVMFYGVGPEGIVDDPLIGTNINAYQDITYYYINIGFGSGKRIQNMMEPSGNVTTTISTFQDYQFHEVDEFNLAFVGRRWFGDELDIETTKTFDFNFPNLITTEPVKFVFNGASTSGSDANWTVSVNSDEVATITTLGISGDVYGVGAYYANNVSVTSDNINVKVDYDKLGVPSAVGYVDYISIEATRSLEFNGNQFQFFNRASAQASGVGMYTLTNASNVSEIWEITDANNITNKLNTETTLNFNANLGSLKKYIAVTTLDLYEPIKLGTSSVVNQNIKGTIFENSQGDFQDIDYVMVTPRSHLGQANRLAQINRDQNNLNVKVVTLESIYNEFSTGNRDIAAIRNLVKYVYDNASSPDKRLKYLCLFGDSSFDYKSRISSNTYNTPSWHAYNSYLLTDSYVSDDFYGMMDPNEGTMVAADRLDIAVGRILADSPERAKEMVDKVAVYYSNEAFGSWRNNFIAISDDVDAVYESILQETTDEISDEITAAKPFLNAIKIHADSYQQQASAGGDRYPGVATAIANAIENGALVVNYFGHGGEDGWAFERLFQKPDVQALRNDCKLACFVTVTCEYTRFDNPFRVTAGELVYWNKNGGAISLISTTRQIFVSVGVEFNIKLEEYLFSYNDSDSYADHEYPSMAEALRLTKNSNSIAGIGQKYLVFYIGDPALKLAFPKPNVKLTKINDMPVAGNTEVLEALSYTKLSGEVTDVAGNVLTNYNGKVETTIYDKPIQRETLANDNTYDGGELIKLEYETLGEVIFRGQSTVTNGEFEFDFIVPRDIGIPVGFGKINFYASTENPVSDQSGGDINILQIGGINENAAEDNLGPNINLYMNDENFVSGGITNESPTLLVKLQDENGINTASGIGHDIVALLDGDEVNPYVLNNYYVTELDDYTRGGLSYPFRELEPGLHTLTVKAWDVYNNSSTAELQFRVFDEKQSLVIENVLNYPNPFVNYTEFWFSHNSSEVLDVSVQIFTVSGKIVRTLNGQTTGVGTKSTSSTSRDIVWDGRDDFGDKIGKGTYVYKLKVHSSATNKTVEKIEKLVIL
- the porV gene encoding type IX secretion system outer membrane channel protein PorV → MKKNILIIIVFVFAFNSNAQSSFQIEPYQDTRVITTGVPFLLIAPDARAAAMGDMGVATSPDAFSQQWNPAKYVFSTAKSGVAVSYTPYLSKLVNDIFLGNVTYFNRLNDQSAFAASFKYFSLGDIEFVEDENSTPLLQSPNELTVDLSYSLRLSDQFGMAVAMRYLRSDLKLNFGDNDVTAGSTFGVDITGYYQSEEEAYNDFNGRWRGGFALQNLGPKFKYDEGGQENFQPTTLRLGGGFDFIFDQYNKLGATVEFAKLLVPTPPVRGKRTEYIESGDNEGYQSGEDEFVAEEPDYIIEGQDNNVDFMSGVFQSFGDAPGGGKEELQEFTYAVGLEYLYQDSFAFRAGYFNEHETKGARKFFALGAGFKYNVLNIDLSYLFSASKVQSPLESTLRFSLTFNLGEGEYTEY
- the cdd gene encoding cytidine deaminase, with the translated sequence MKEVKIESKLYVFDTLEETPKDIQSLMQNAIEARNNAYAPYSKFHVGTAILLDNGEIISGSNQENASYPSGLCAERTAIFYAGAKYPKAKIIKMAITAASQNQKTDSPIPPCGACRQSIAEYETKQDQFIEIYFMGEIGKVMKSNSLANLLPFGFDSSNL
- the pdhA gene encoding pyruvate dehydrogenase (acetyl-transferring) E1 component subunit alpha, yielding MQKITKEVYLKWYEDMYFWRKFEDKLAAVYIQQKVRGFLHLYNGQEAVLAGALHAMDLTKDKMITAYRNHVQPIGMGVDPKRVMAELFGKATGTSQGLGGSMHIFSKEHRFYGGHGIVGGQIPLGAGMAFGDKYHNIDAVTICCFGDGAARQGSLHETFNMAMLWNLPVVFVCENNGYAMGTSVDRTANHTDIWKLGRGYEMPCGPVDGMNPIKVAEAFDEAITRARTGGGPTFLEVKTYRYRGHSMSDAQHYRTKAEVEEYKKIDPIKQVKDIILKEKYATEDDLKAIDKRVKVSVAECEKFADESPYPEKSLMYDAVYEQEDYPFIEHKIK
- a CDS encoding pyruvate dehydrogenase complex dihydrolipoamide acetyltransferase; its protein translation is MAEVINMPRLSDTMEEGTVASWLKKVGDKIEEGDILAEIETDKATMEFESFNEGVLLYIGIQEGETAKVDTLLAIIGDANEDISGLINGNTSEEKTEETTKSVSEEPKQEEALPEGVIVVTMPRLSDTMEEGTVATWLKKIGDTVEEGDILAEIETDKATMEFESFQSGTLLFIGLEEGASAKVDSLLAIIGPAGTDVSSIVKNFAAEGSSAKKEEAPKQEAPKEEVKKAAPKQQAKAPVSTSNSDSGRVFISPLAKKMAEEKGIQLSQVKGSGENGRIVKRDIENFTPSASASASTAKFVAIGQEDFDEIPNSNMRKAIAKNLAKSKFSAPHYYLNVEFDMENAIAFREQYNSIPDIKISYNDIIVKACALALKEHPQVNSQWFDDRMQLNNHVHIGVAVAVPDGLLVPVVKFANEQSLPQIGAAVREYAGKARSKKLALDEMEGSTFTISNLGMFGIDSFTSIINQPNSAILSVGNIVEKPVVKNGQIVVGNTMKLCLACDHRTVDGATGAKFLQTLKGYIESPVTMLV